One Flagellimonas sp. CMM7 genomic region harbors:
- a CDS encoding DUF5916 domain-containing protein, whose product MRTIFIIIVLVFVSFQFALAQNGLVIKKAKGKIELDVQMNEMDWQEAAIADSFAQFFPSDSVPAKAQTEIRMTYDEDNLYIFAKMLNLGPRKYVTPSLRRDFRGEANDVISIVLDTYADRNNAFLFGVNPFGVQREGLIANGGSVASSDTFSTSWDNVWYSKAQIYDDHWAVEIAIPFKTLRYKKDLNNWYINFYRFDSEYSEQSTWTPIPRNQFIINLAFTQQLIWDEPLQKTKTNISLIPYSIFRNSKNFETDTPTINDFDFGFDAKFGLGPAMTLDVTANPDFSQVEVDQQVTNLDRFEIFFPERRQFFLENADLFASFGIDGTRPFFSRRIGVTRDESTGQNLQNEIYGGIRLNGKLNKNLRLGVLNAQLKENENIDLASTNYLVAALQQRILSRSYLSATFINKQAFVDSIGGDFTFSPNTYNRTLGVDANLASNDNTWNGKLFYHQSFDETNSSSNYAFGGFLNYSTYKLESNLTGQSIGAGYNPEVGFVRRRNIFQLTPQVWYNYYPKKGDIQKHGPGISGDLIKNNISLDDLDWNLGLNYRFNYKSTAYLELSAEKQYTFLLNSFDPSGLNGLALTEGTDYEYSFFSATYRSDARKVFSYNLSTQLGEYFNGSLYNFAGTLTYRYQPLGFTSLNFAYNNIRLPDPYKDADLLLIGTRFDFTFTKNIFWTTFVQFNSQIQNVNLNSRIQWRFKPVSDIFLVYTDNFFAESQTESGGLVLPSIRFPRQRAIVLKLNYWLNL is encoded by the coding sequence ATGCGCACTATTTTCATCATTATAGTTTTGGTCTTTGTTTCATTTCAATTTGCATTAGCACAAAACGGATTGGTTATAAAAAAAGCCAAAGGAAAAATTGAACTGGATGTCCAAATGAACGAGATGGATTGGCAGGAAGCGGCAATAGCAGACAGTTTTGCCCAATTCTTCCCTAGCGATTCCGTTCCAGCGAAAGCGCAGACCGAGATACGAATGACCTATGATGAGGATAACCTTTACATTTTTGCTAAAATGTTGAACTTAGGACCAAGGAAATATGTAACCCCATCATTACGTAGGGATTTTAGAGGTGAAGCCAATGATGTTATCAGTATTGTGCTTGATACCTATGCTGACAGGAACAATGCCTTCCTATTTGGGGTAAATCCTTTTGGGGTACAAAGAGAAGGACTTATAGCCAATGGAGGAAGTGTGGCAAGTTCAGACACTTTTTCAACTAGTTGGGACAATGTTTGGTATTCCAAAGCCCAAATATATGATGATCATTGGGCGGTTGAAATAGCCATTCCGTTTAAAACACTTCGCTATAAAAAGGATTTGAATAATTGGTACATAAATTTTTACAGGTTTGATAGCGAATACAGTGAGCAATCCACCTGGACTCCTATTCCAAGAAATCAGTTTATCATCAACCTTGCGTTTACCCAGCAATTAATTTGGGATGAACCTTTGCAAAAGACCAAAACAAACATCTCACTAATTCCGTATAGTATTTTTAGAAACTCCAAAAACTTTGAGACCGATACACCCACTATAAATGATTTTGATTTCGGTTTTGACGCCAAATTTGGCTTGGGTCCTGCTATGACGCTAGATGTTACTGCCAATCCAGATTTCTCCCAGGTGGAAGTAGATCAACAAGTAACCAATTTAGATAGATTTGAAATCTTTTTTCCAGAACGGCGGCAGTTCTTTCTAGAAAATGCTGATCTGTTTGCCAGTTTTGGTATTGATGGTACACGACCATTCTTTTCCCGAAGAATTGGGGTGACCAGAGATGAATCTACCGGACAGAACCTACAAAATGAAATTTATGGCGGAATACGATTAAATGGAAAACTCAACAAGAACTTGAGGTTGGGGGTGCTTAATGCACAGCTAAAAGAAAATGAGAATATTGATTTGGCGTCTACCAATTATCTGGTTGCCGCATTGCAACAGCGTATACTTAGTAGGTCTTACCTGAGCGCTACATTCATAAACAAACAGGCTTTTGTTGATTCCATTGGAGGGGATTTCACTTTTTCTCCCAACACCTACAACAGAACACTTGGAGTTGATGCAAATTTGGCCTCTAATGACAATACCTGGAATGGGAAACTATTCTACCATCAATCTTTTGATGAAACCAATTCAAGTTCCAATTATGCATTTGGTGGTTTTCTAAACTACAGTACGTATAAACTGGAATCCAATCTTACCGGTCAAAGTATTGGTGCTGGTTATAATCCCGAAGTAGGATTTGTAAGAAGACGTAACATCTTTCAATTAACTCCACAGGTTTGGTATAATTATTACCCCAAAAAAGGTGACATTCAAAAGCACGGCCCCGGCATTTCTGGTGACCTTATAAAAAACAACATCTCATTAGATGATTTGGATTGGAATTTGGGTCTTAATTATAGGTTTAATTATAAGAGTACAGCCTATTTGGAGCTATCCGCCGAAAAGCAATATACTTTCTTATTGAATTCTTTTGACCCTAGTGGTCTAAATGGTCTGGCACTCACAGAAGGAACAGATTATGAATATTCCTTTTTTAGTGCCACGTATAGATCCGATGCCCGTAAAGTTTTTTCCTATAATTTATCAACCCAGTTGGGAGAATACTTCAATGGATCTCTATACAATTTTGCCGGCACGCTTACCTACAGGTATCAGCCTTTAGGTTTTACCTCGCTTAATTTTGCCTATAATAATATTCGTCTTCCGGATCCATATAAAGATGCGGACTTACTTTTAATTGGTACGCGCTTTGATTTTACTTTTACAAAAAATATCTTTTGGACAACTTTTGTGCAGTTTAATAGTCAGATACAGAATGTGAATCTGAATTCTAGAATACAGTGGCGTTTTAAACCCGTATCGGATATTTTCCTTGTTTATACGGATAACTTTTTTGCGGAAAGTCAAACCGAAAGTGGAGGCCTTGTTCTACCTAGTATTCGCTTTCCAAGGCAAAGAGCGATAGTTTTAAAATTAAATTACTGGCTTAATTTATGA
- a CDS encoding AraC family transcriptional regulator, whose protein sequence is MELIGDGYTGHKEELTINGFLVYFTKMQTFEKVVIYKEVEEEWLQFHFQLAGRTKTIVADDVKEIIIKPNTFTIIYEKLGDCAIHFPKNCNYESFGFVIQPEYFLNSFLKDFEELQSLKAVIETNDEYFLDQEYALLDSKTRKIINAIKHNPFTGNLKEVFIEAKLIDLIFHSIPLLQEKTKKAIQFTDASKQKIIEAKEYILKNQHKRLSIKEIANAVGLNQYFLKTKFKDAFGKSVVDFCIELKLERAYNEIQNTDNKITFIAYEVGYSSLGNFSNAFYKKYKIRPSTLRKRKL, encoded by the coding sequence TTGGAGTTAATAGGGGATGGCTATACAGGACACAAGGAGGAATTGACCATCAATGGCTTTTTAGTCTACTTTACAAAAATGCAGACCTTTGAAAAGGTTGTTATTTACAAGGAGGTTGAGGAGGAATGGTTGCAATTTCATTTTCAGTTAGCCGGTAGAACCAAAACTATTGTTGCAGATGATGTAAAGGAGATTATAATTAAGCCAAATACCTTTACCATCATTTATGAGAAGTTAGGGGATTGCGCTATTCACTTTCCTAAGAACTGCAATTACGAAAGTTTTGGTTTTGTGATACAACCTGAGTATTTTTTAAACTCTTTTTTAAAAGATTTTGAGGAACTGCAATCGCTTAAAGCGGTTATTGAAACCAATGACGAGTATTTCCTGGATCAGGAATATGCGTTATTAGATTCTAAGACCAGAAAAATAATCAATGCTATAAAGCACAATCCTTTTACAGGGAATTTAAAAGAGGTGTTTATAGAAGCGAAGCTCATTGATTTGATATTTCACTCTATTCCTTTATTGCAAGAGAAAACAAAAAAAGCAATTCAGTTTACTGATGCTTCAAAACAAAAAATCATTGAGGCGAAGGAGTACATTCTTAAAAATCAGCACAAAAGGTTATCCATCAAAGAAATTGCGAATGCTGTTGGGTTGAATCAGTACTTTCTTAAAACTAAATTTAAGGATGCTTTTGGAAAAAGCGTAGTGGATTTTTGCATCGAATTAAAACTGGAAAGGGCATACAATGAAATTCAAAATACTGATAATAAAATCACCTTTATTGCATATGAAGTAGGCTATTCCAGTCTTGGTAATTTTTCAAACGCATTTTATAAAAAATATAAAATAAGACCAAGTACGTTGAGAAAAAGAAAACTGTGA
- a CDS encoding class I SAM-dependent methyltransferase — protein MCTTYENNTVLGPINSWMFKVLSGYMNYLFGKSKRKLFKSHPKTVVEIGPGAGANMRYLKKGTKLIAIEPNIHMHTNLKKSAKKYGINLEIKAIVGEAVDLPDNSIDFVVCTLVMCTVKNPSQCVEQIKRILKPSGVFIFIEHVKAKENTFVSFIQNLTFKPWFWFFEGCNTKRDTKSLLESAGFSSLVLEEYNSYSPFIPITPQIRGRAIK, from the coding sequence ATGTGTACTACATACGAAAACAATACAGTTCTAGGTCCCATTAATTCCTGGATGTTTAAAGTGCTCTCCGGGTACATGAACTACCTTTTTGGAAAATCTAAAAGAAAACTTTTTAAAAGCCACCCTAAAACTGTTGTTGAAATTGGACCAGGAGCTGGAGCAAACATGCGATACCTAAAAAAAGGAACCAAATTAATCGCAATAGAGCCCAATATTCATATGCACACCAATCTGAAAAAAAGTGCAAAAAAATATGGAATAAACCTTGAGATAAAGGCAATTGTTGGAGAAGCTGTGGATTTACCTGATAATTCGATTGATTTTGTGGTTTGCACTTTGGTCATGTGCACTGTAAAAAATCCTTCCCAATGTGTTGAGCAGATAAAACGCATTCTTAAACCATCTGGTGTTTTTATATTTATCGAACATGTAAAAGCAAAAGAAAATACATTTGTATCGTTTATTCAGAATCTGACATTTAAACCTTGGTTTTGGTTTTTTGAAGGTTGTAATACTAAAAGAGATACCAAATCTTTATTAGAATCCGCAGGGTTTAGCTCTTTGGTTTTGGAAGAGTACAACTCCTACTCCCCTTTTATTCCTATAACACCACAAATTAGGGGAAGAGCAATAAAATAA
- a CDS encoding PHB depolymerase family esterase, with the protein MKIIKSIICLTAFLALCKESLTAQEGHETNTVQDSIIIDGHWRTFEYHLPQYPINNSRLLFVLHGDAMTSKSIQNATGFEFNKLADRTGATIVVYPQGYKDYWNDCRKEASFETKNKGINDVAFIKAIIQRMERRYHIDRKNVFATGYFNGGNMCYKLAKSIPDSFKGFAVIGANLSTKTNDDCVSLDQSASIMIINYLSDRTSPYMSWEVTSLDGFTRGKVLPTNETLNYWLNLLEKNDKKPLSSLSSTIVKAKSTFFRDDYYSEEKNKRVSLLKIVKGGYPFPNPHVDQWSQIVANMNKHINIPETVIRFFYQVQYSNTGYSTK; encoded by the coding sequence ATGAAAATTATTAAGAGCATCATTTGCTTAACCGCCTTTTTGGCACTTTGCAAAGAAAGTTTAACCGCCCAAGAAGGTCATGAAACAAACACAGTTCAAGATTCTATTATAATTGATGGGCACTGGAGAACTTTTGAATATCACCTTCCTCAATATCCCATTAACAACTCTCGACTTCTGTTTGTTTTACACGGAGATGCAATGACCTCCAAATCCATCCAAAACGCTACTGGCTTTGAGTTCAACAAATTAGCAGACCGGACAGGTGCTACAATAGTTGTCTATCCCCAGGGATATAAAGATTATTGGAATGATTGTAGAAAAGAAGCTTCTTTCGAAACGAAAAATAAAGGCATCAATGACGTAGCTTTTATCAAAGCTATTATTCAGAGAATGGAAAGAAGATACCACATTGATCGTAAAAACGTCTTTGCCACTGGTTATTTCAATGGAGGGAACATGTGTTACAAACTGGCCAAATCTATCCCTGATTCTTTTAAAGGATTCGCCGTAATAGGTGCAAACTTATCAACAAAAACAAATGATGATTGTGTCTCATTGGACCAGTCTGCTTCTATAATGATTATTAATTATTTATCAGACAGAACTAGCCCCTACATGAGCTGGGAAGTTACTTCATTAGACGGATTTACGAGAGGAAAAGTGCTGCCAACCAATGAAACATTGAACTATTGGCTGAATCTTCTGGAAAAGAATGATAAAAAACCGTTGTCTTCTCTTTCATCCACCATTGTAAAGGCTAAATCAACATTTTTCAGAGATGATTATTATTCAGAAGAAAAGAATAAAAGGGTTTCACTCTTAAAAATAGTAAAAGGCGGGTACCCTTTTCCCAATCCTCATGTTGACCAATGGTCACAAATAGTAGCCAATATGAATAAGCACATTAACATACCAGAAACAGTGATTCGCTTTTTCTATCAAGTACAATATTCCAATACGGGTTATTCTACTAAGTAG
- a CDS encoding SCO family protein — MPKPFMLLLLSLVIVLTVLFTVLEPVEEKLTVYNPVDVHPELVDKSLQGIDKNHTVADFELINQNGETITQDAYKNKVYVTDFFFTSCPSICPVMTNNMAKIQNEFLSDDNIMLLSISVTPNVDDILKLRDYADNKGVIDSKWNVTTGNKQHIYQLARKSYFAVTDEGDGGLQDFIHTPNFILVDKQKQIRGIYNGIDDNEILRLINDIKILTN, encoded by the coding sequence ATGCCCAAACCATTTATGTTGCTTCTACTTTCTTTAGTCATAGTCTTAACGGTGCTATTTACAGTACTTGAACCAGTTGAGGAAAAGCTAACAGTATATAACCCTGTCGATGTGCATCCAGAATTGGTTGACAAAAGTCTGCAGGGTATCGACAAAAATCATACTGTAGCGGATTTTGAGTTAATAAATCAAAACGGAGAAACAATTACTCAGGATGCATATAAAAACAAGGTTTATGTCACGGATTTCTTTTTTACTAGCTGCCCAAGCATCTGCCCCGTCATGACCAATAATATGGCTAAAATTCAAAATGAATTTTTAAGTGATGACAACATTATGCTTCTCTCCATATCGGTAACACCTAATGTCGATGACATTCTTAAACTACGTGATTATGCAGACAACAAGGGTGTGATAGATTCTAAATGGAATGTTACCACTGGGAATAAACAGCACATATACCAACTAGCGCGCAAAAGTTATTTTGCAGTTACTGATGAAGGTGATGGAGGACTACAAGATTTTATTCATACACCCAATTTCATACTGGTAGATAAACAAAAACAAATCAGAGGTATTTACAATGGTATCGATGATAATGAAATACTTCGTTTAATCAATGATATCAAGATTTTGACCAACTGA
- a CDS encoding tetratricopeptide repeat protein, with amino-acid sequence MRKISLIVITMLLAPIVYFSAKKMIKGKSDTSPKLAYSFIKCTPAKFLLEDVDTTNQISPLFKNLGNLHFSITTEKERAQAFFEQGVKLSYAFNHAEGHRSFMEAARLDPNAAMAYWGQAFALGPNINDPLPDDERKNKINEAMTKAKRLAPSATPREKALIKALSARYSEDLTKDVAELNMAYMEEMAKVVKKFPEDANIQILYAASVMNTVPWNYWDKDGNPSPNIAEAKAALEKAMKLKPENPGGHHYYIHMVELPYPDLGVPSADKLASLMPGAGHIVHMPSHIYIRVGRYLDAVKVNQAAILADEDYIAQCFSQGLYPLAYYPHNIHFLWSSASLLGASEIAIDAAKKTAEKVPVGEFVEMPFLQDFASTPLLAYARFGKWNEILSIPAPSPNIKHLNLIRHYARGLAFIRKGNSKEAQEELEAIATLKKDPELETLVATANNASIHSANIAYEVVAGELAAMEGDLTKAIEHLSNAVVFEDGLTYTEPAAWHIPTRQNLGAVLMQAKRYDEAEKIYKEDLAVLRQNGWSLIGLYNAYMAQGKFVEAKKIKKEFDSAWEHADIKITTSVL; translated from the coding sequence ATGAGAAAAATAAGCCTTATTGTAATAACCATGCTACTTGCCCCAATAGTGTATTTTTCGGCAAAAAAAATGATCAAAGGCAAGTCTGATACTTCACCTAAATTGGCGTATAGTTTTATTAAATGTACTCCTGCTAAATTTTTATTGGAAGATGTGGATACCACAAACCAAATTTCCCCGCTTTTCAAAAATTTAGGGAACCTTCATTTTTCAATAACCACAGAAAAGGAAAGGGCGCAAGCATTTTTTGAGCAAGGTGTGAAGCTATCCTATGCCTTTAACCATGCAGAAGGACACCGTTCATTTATGGAAGCAGCACGTTTAGACCCCAATGCGGCAATGGCTTATTGGGGGCAAGCCTTTGCGTTGGGGCCAAATATCAATGACCCCCTACCCGATGATGAACGTAAAAACAAGATAAATGAGGCAATGACCAAAGCCAAACGTTTGGCACCAAGTGCAACTCCTCGGGAAAAGGCCTTAATAAAGGCCTTATCTGCTAGATATAGTGAAGATTTGACCAAAGATGTAGCCGAACTGAATATGGCCTATATGGAGGAAATGGCCAAGGTGGTTAAAAAATTCCCTGAAGATGCCAACATTCAAATTTTATATGCGGCATCTGTAATGAATACGGTACCGTGGAATTACTGGGACAAGGATGGGAATCCATCCCCAAATATTGCAGAAGCCAAAGCTGCTCTCGAAAAGGCAATGAAACTTAAACCAGAAAACCCTGGAGGGCACCACTACTACATTCATATGGTAGAACTACCTTATCCAGATTTAGGGGTTCCCAGTGCTGATAAACTGGCCTCTTTAATGCCTGGAGCTGGCCATATTGTCCATATGCCATCACATATTTATATTCGTGTTGGTCGTTATCTAGATGCCGTTAAGGTAAATCAGGCCGCTATATTGGCAGACGAAGATTATATTGCCCAATGTTTTTCACAGGGATTGTACCCATTAGCTTATTATCCTCATAACATTCATTTTTTATGGTCTTCGGCAAGTTTATTGGGTGCTAGTGAAATTGCCATAGATGCAGCTAAGAAAACAGCAGAAAAGGTGCCCGTTGGAGAATTTGTTGAAATGCCTTTTCTACAAGATTTTGCTTCAACACCACTATTAGCTTATGCAAGGTTTGGAAAATGGAACGAAATTTTGTCTATTCCGGCACCTAGTCCCAATATAAAACACCTTAACCTTATTAGACATTATGCACGAGGTTTAGCTTTTATAAGGAAAGGGAATTCAAAAGAAGCCCAAGAAGAATTAGAGGCCATTGCCACACTCAAAAAAGATCCAGAACTGGAAACTTTAGTGGCAACTGCTAACAACGCTTCCATCCATTCGGCCAACATTGCATATGAAGTGGTAGCCGGTGAATTAGCCGCAATGGAGGGCGATCTAACAAAAGCCATTGAACATCTTAGTAATGCTGTGGTCTTTGAAGATGGTTTGACCTATACCGAACCTGCAGCATGGCATATTCCAACTCGTCAAAATTTAGGTGCTGTTTTAATGCAAGCCAAAAGATATGATGAAGCTGAAAAAATATACAAAGAAGATCTAGCAGTATTAAGACAAAACGGATGGTCACTAATAGGACTATATAATGCCTATATGGCTCAAGGAAAGTTTGTTGAGGCCAAGAAAATAAAAAAGGAGTTTGATAGCGCCTGGGAGCATGCCGATATTAAAATAACAACTTCAGTTTTATAG
- a CDS encoding sterol desaturase family protein, whose protein sequence is MQNFISQLPTPLEILLDPISLIVYALFGGLFMWESIFPARKLPKIKYWKLRGLLFFLAYMLFTTYIPLVWDGFFASYQLMDLSTMPLAFQVIIGVFLFELVQYGWHISMHKSDFLFRVSHQIHHSAERLDVPSAFMFSLNDMIGLSLVGSISFALIMGLAPQAITIIILALTFMGIFQHANINTPRWIGYIIQRPESHTIHHARGIHKYNYTDLPIIDMLFGTFKNPKNYEHETGYYLGASNRILEMLRFKDVTTKKNNEKK, encoded by the coding sequence ATGCAAAATTTTATTTCTCAATTACCAACTCCTTTGGAGATCCTATTGGATCCAATTTCATTAATTGTTTATGCCTTATTTGGAGGTTTATTTATGTGGGAGTCCATCTTTCCTGCGCGGAAACTTCCCAAGATAAAATATTGGAAACTAAGAGGATTACTTTTTTTTCTAGCATACATGCTATTCACTACCTATATACCATTGGTATGGGATGGTTTCTTTGCCTCTTACCAATTAATGGATTTAAGCACTATGCCCCTTGCCTTCCAAGTAATCATTGGCGTTTTCCTATTTGAATTGGTTCAATATGGCTGGCATATAAGCATGCATAAATCTGACTTTCTGTTCAGGGTATCTCATCAGATACACCACAGTGCAGAACGATTGGACGTTCCAAGCGCTTTCATGTTTAGCTTGAACGATATGATCGGATTATCGCTGGTAGGATCAATAAGCTTTGCATTGATTATGGGGTTAGCACCCCAAGCCATTACCATAATTATTTTGGCTCTCACTTTTATGGGGATTTTTCAACATGCCAATATAAATACTCCAAGATGGATTGGTTATATCATTCAACGACCAGAAAGTCATACCATTCATCATGCCAGAGGAATTCACAAATACAACTATACAGATTTACCCATAATAGATATGCTGTTCGGGACTTTTAAAAATCCAAAAAACTATGAACATGAAACAGGGTATTATTTAGGTGCTTCAAATCGAATATTAGAAATGCTCCGCTTTAAGGATGTAACTACAAAGAAAAACAATGAAAAAAAATAG
- a CDS encoding TetR/AcrR family transcriptional regulator has translation MGRDGKPTYDKILAESKALLFENGFSGTSIDQILQRTGITKGAFFYHFKTKSALAKALIEEYAKEDILHMNEALKKTKYLEGDALERLLQFIQEFVDMMSDLSEPYSCLYATYTYEPSQFDEETLRHISETILTWRNTMEQLIRDVLQDYDPKIEIDIQSLADHTVVIFEGAFVVSKALKGRDLTADHLKHLKNYFQLLFKRKTTKD, from the coding sequence ATGGGAAGAGATGGAAAACCTACATATGATAAAATATTGGCCGAATCCAAAGCCTTGCTATTCGAAAATGGATTTTCGGGGACCAGTATAGATCAAATATTACAGAGAACAGGAATTACCAAAGGGGCATTCTTTTATCACTTTAAAACAAAGAGTGCATTGGCAAAGGCTTTGATAGAAGAGTATGCAAAGGAGGATATCTTGCATATGAACGAGGCTTTAAAAAAGACAAAATACTTAGAGGGTGATGCTTTGGAACGCCTTTTACAGTTCATCCAGGAGTTTGTCGATATGATGTCCGATTTATCGGAGCCTTATAGCTGTTTGTATGCTACTTATACCTATGAACCCAGTCAGTTCGATGAGGAAACTTTACGACACATATCGGAAACTATATTAACATGGAGAAATACCATGGAACAGTTAATTAGAGATGTTCTGCAAGACTATGATCCCAAAATTGAAATTGACATCCAATCGCTGGCCGATCATACTGTTGTTATCTTTGAAGGTGCTTTTGTAGTATCGAAGGCCTTGAAGGGCAGAGACCTTACTGCGGACCACTTAAAACACTTGAAAAATTATTTTCAGCTACTTTTTAAAAGAAAAACCACGAAAGATTAA
- a CDS encoding Crp/Fnr family transcriptional regulator, whose translation MKFKKGDIITTYGQIERNVYFMNHGIVEMTIKSYMSEKIIDFFFETEMFCGLTSFLTQLPTDVQIVALMDCEMEMIKYEDLMKAYAVSLDANKFGRTITEQGYIRKSDREKDLLTKTAEERYAEMFRTRSRYISNIPVNKIAKYLGIHPESLSRIRNKINS comes from the coding sequence ATGAAATTTAAAAAGGGGGACATCATTACAACCTATGGTCAAATAGAACGCAATGTATATTTCATGAATCATGGTATTGTAGAAATGACCATCAAAAGTTATATGTCTGAAAAAATCATTGATTTCTTTTTTGAAACAGAGATGTTTTGTGGTCTTACTTCTTTCCTTACACAGCTTCCAACTGACGTGCAAATAGTAGCACTCATGGATTGTGAAATGGAAATGATTAAATATGAGGATTTGATGAAAGCCTATGCTGTTTCTTTAGATGCAAACAAGTTTGGAAGAACAATTACTGAACAGGGCTATATTAGAAAATCCGACAGAGAAAAAGACCTTTTAACCAAAACCGCAGAAGAAAGATATGCAGAAATGTTTAGGACACGTTCTAGATATATTTCCAATATTCCAGTAAATAAAATTGCAAAATATCTCGGGATACACCCCGAAAGTCTTAGTAGAATTAGGAATAAAATTAATTCTTAA
- a CDS encoding M20/M25/M40 family metallo-hydrolase yields MKSFLLHFLMLLVPITIFAQRYDQEKLEELAEKYTKQSFTELIDILSIPNDAIFPESLEANIQWCEKAFGNRNFKTTRIPTAVAPLLLAERKGKKAKKTVLVYLQIDGQPVDTTRWFQKSPYIPVFKEKEASGNWKTLENYDLNNYHDDWRIFARSASDAKGPAAMFLAALDAISEKNFQPNYNIKVIMDFEEELGSPRLPQAVLDNRELLKADMMMIFDGPLHITNKPTLVFGARGIATLTLTTYGPIVPQHSGHYGNYAPNPAFGLSKLLASMKDDEGRVTIPGYYDGITIDEATKKILEGVPDDEDFIRDKLQIADIDKVGSNYQEAIQYPSLNIRGMQSGWINEKARTIVPSWARAEIDVRLVLESDPLRLLDLIKTHVKDQGYYILDREPTKEERLTHKRIATLTHELSYQSFRTEMNSEVGVWLEKALDKAFDDDIIKIRMGGGSIPISPFVNTLGVPAVIVPTVNMDNNQHSPNENLRLGNYREGIKTMIAILTEKL; encoded by the coding sequence ATGAAATCATTTTTACTACATTTTTTAATGCTGCTGGTACCAATAACAATTTTTGCACAGCGTTATGATCAAGAAAAACTTGAAGAATTAGCAGAAAAATACACCAAACAATCATTTACAGAACTTATAGATATTTTGAGTATCCCAAATGATGCTATTTTCCCGGAGAGTCTTGAAGCAAATATACAATGGTGTGAAAAAGCTTTTGGAAATAGAAATTTTAAGACCACACGAATACCTACTGCTGTTGCTCCCTTGTTGCTGGCCGAAAGAAAAGGAAAGAAAGCCAAGAAAACGGTGTTGGTTTATCTTCAGATAGATGGACAACCGGTGGATACCACAAGATGGTTTCAGAAAAGCCCCTATATTCCTGTTTTTAAGGAAAAGGAAGCCTCGGGCAACTGGAAGACTTTAGAGAATTATGACCTTAATAATTACCATGATGATTGGAGGATTTTTGCGAGATCTGCCTCTGATGCAAAGGGCCCTGCCGCCATGTTCTTGGCAGCTTTAGATGCTATTTCAGAAAAGAACTTTCAACCTAATTACAATATAAAGGTTATTATGGATTTTGAGGAAGAATTAGGCTCACCTCGTCTGCCGCAGGCCGTTTTGGATAATAGGGAGCTTTTAAAAGCTGACATGATGATGATTTTTGATGGACCATTGCATATAACCAATAAGCCTACCTTGGTTTTTGGTGCACGTGGTATAGCAACGCTTACATTAACAACTTATGGACCAATTGTGCCACAACATAGCGGCCACTATGGTAATTATGCACCAAATCCAGCATTTGGGTTGTCCAAGTTATTGGCTTCAATGAAGGATGATGAGGGGAGGGTGACCATACCTGGATACTATGATGGTATAACGATAGATGAAGCCACTAAAAAAATATTGGAAGGCGTACCTGACGATGAGGATTTTATTCGAGACAAACTTCAAATAGCCGATATAGATAAAGTAGGGAGCAATTACCAAGAAGCCATTCAATACCCTTCTTTAAATATTAGGGGTATGCAATCTGGTTGGATCAATGAAAAGGCAAGAACCATTGTGCCAAGCTGGGCTAGGGCAGAGATAGATGTTAGATTGGTTTTGGAATCTGACCCACTGCGATTGCTGGATTTGATTAAAACACATGTGAAAGATCAAGGATATTATATTTTGGATAGGGAGCCTACCAAAGAAGAAAGACTAACGCATAAAAGAATTGCTACTTTAACACACGAGCTATCTTATCAATCTTTTCGTACAGAAATGAATTCAGAAGTTGGTGTTTGGCTAGAAAAAGCTTTGGATAAGGCTTTTGATGATGATATTATTAAAATCCGTATGGGTGGCGGGTCTATACCCATTTCACCATTTGTAAACACTTTGGGTGTTCCGGCAGTAATAGTTCCAACAGTTAATATGGATAACAACCAACACAGTCCAAATGAAAATCTTAGACTGGGAAATTATAGGGAAGGTATAAAAACCATGATCGCCATATTGACAGAAAAACTATGA